One Jeotgalibaca porci genomic region harbors:
- the atpH gene encoding ATP synthase F1 subunit delta, giving the protein MDQLENRYANALLELSEENGTLKEDVAQVARVRDALSERDVEQFLIHPHIANAKKQALLKTTFADQVSEQLMGLLFLMFDKQREQAIIPALNAFIDAANQKLGIVEARVVSAKELTEQELSHIHSILKKRLNKTVPIQTVVDPDVLGGFYILVDGQVFDGTLRTELLRMKERLKRGGAMDASKS; this is encoded by the coding sequence ATGGATCAGTTAGAGAATCGTTACGCAAATGCTCTGTTGGAGCTCTCCGAAGAAAATGGAACATTGAAAGAAGATGTTGCGCAAGTTGCACGTGTCCGTGATGCTTTGAGTGAAAGAGACGTCGAACAATTTCTGATACACCCACATATTGCCAATGCAAAGAAACAAGCACTATTAAAAACAACCTTTGCCGATCAAGTGAGTGAGCAGCTGATGGGGCTGCTGTTTCTCATGTTCGATAAACAACGAGAACAGGCCATTATTCCGGCGTTGAACGCATTTATTGATGCCGCCAACCAGAAGTTGGGAATTGTTGAAGCACGGGTTGTCTCGGCCAAAGAGCTGACTGAACAAGAACTTTCTCATATCCACAGTATCTTGAAAAAACGTTTGAATAAGACGGTGCCCATTCAGACAGTGGTTGACCCCGATGTCTTGGGCGGATTCTACATTTTAGTGGATGGTCAGGTATTTGATGGTACACTACGCACAGAATTATTGAGAATGAAAGAGCGATTAAAGAGAGGAGGGGCTATGGATGCAAGTAAATCCTGA
- a CDS encoding AtpZ/AtpI family protein, with protein MVKPDKEKKPTQTNQTAKALANFSQVGVTMAASVLIGVFLGKFLDNFFHTSPWLLLLFSFFGVGAAIKSLFNWSDEDKHKEEGDL; from the coding sequence GTGGTTAAGCCAGATAAAGAAAAGAAACCCACTCAAACGAATCAGACTGCCAAGGCGCTTGCAAACTTCTCCCAAGTTGGTGTAACGATGGCAGCATCTGTATTAATAGGTGTTTTTTTGGGAAAATTTTTAGATAACTTTTTCCATACATCACCGTGGCTCCTCTTACTCTTTTCCTTTTTTGGGGTCGGAGCAGCGATAAAATCTTTGTTTAATTGGTCAGATGAAGACAAACATAAGGAAGAGGGAGATTTATGA
- a CDS encoding diacylglycerol kinase has translation MRARIIYNPSSGREQITKYLLDILRIFEQAGYETSTYETTAEYLSASNEAKRAAQAGFDLIVAAGGDGTVSEVINGVAGLEKRPTIGIIPAGTTNDYARSLQIPRHDLLEAARFLVSQEAIPMDIGKTGNTYFMNIAAAGHLSDITYEAPVKMKALFGYLAYLIKGAEKLPRVKPIQMRVTYDGGIYEGEASMLFVTLTNTVGGVSPIDPGATIGDGTFTLFVIKTANILDILQLIGMLIRNGKHCDDPRVLYKHTSFVKAESLDGQRLMINLDGEYGGDAPIQFTNLHHHLRVIGNPMNYIDSVDAKEKKNEFVKALEDLDVK, from the coding sequence ATGCGCGCACGTATTATATATAATCCTTCTTCAGGCCGTGAACAAATTACTAAATATCTGTTGGATATTTTAAGAATATTCGAACAGGCTGGCTATGAAACCAGTACGTATGAAACAACCGCAGAATATTTATCAGCATCTAATGAAGCAAAGCGAGCAGCACAAGCAGGCTTCGATTTGATTGTGGCAGCAGGGGGCGATGGGACCGTCAGTGAAGTAATCAATGGGGTCGCGGGGCTAGAGAAACGCCCGACGATTGGTATTATTCCTGCTGGAACGACGAATGACTATGCCCGGTCTCTGCAAATACCCCGTCATGATTTGCTAGAAGCCGCCCGCTTCTTAGTGTCCCAAGAAGCCATCCCGATGGATATTGGAAAGACCGGCAATACATACTTTATGAATATTGCAGCCGCAGGACATCTCTCTGATATAACCTACGAAGCACCCGTCAAAATGAAAGCGTTATTTGGCTACCTTGCTTACTTAATTAAGGGGGCTGAGAAGTTGCCCCGAGTGAAACCTATTCAAATGCGAGTTACCTATGATGGCGGTATATACGAAGGGGAAGCGTCCATGCTCTTTGTCACTTTGACAAATACGGTCGGTGGCGTTTCACCGATTGATCCAGGGGCAACGATTGGGGACGGAACCTTTACTTTGTTTGTCATTAAGACGGCCAATATATTGGATATCTTACAACTAATCGGTATGCTCATTCGGAATGGCAAGCACTGTGACGATCCCCGCGTTCTGTATAAACATACGTCCTTCGTAAAAGCAGAATCATTGGATGGGCAACGGCTCATGATAAATTTAGACGGGGAATATGGTGGTGACGCCCCGATTCAATTTACAAATTTGCATCACCATTTACGAGTCATCGGGAACCCGATGAACTACATTGATTCAGTAGATGCAAAAGAAAAGAAAAATGAATTTGTGAAGGCGTTAGAAGATTTGGATGTTAAATAA
- the uvrC gene encoding excinuclease ABC subunit UvrC, with protein sequence MTREEIHSKLALLPDLPGCYIMRNSENEIIYIGKAKNLRSRVKSYFQQKHEGKTALLVADIDHFEFIVTKTNKESLLLEISLIKQYQPKYNIKLKQGTMYPYLKVTNEKDPQLIITSIVEDDGGVYFGPYPHVYAATETQQFIQKVYPLRKCARNSKRACLYYSMGQCIGCCDHDVTQEEYATQIQKISRFLNGEVKEIKQNLVEKMHDAAERLDFEQAADYRDQIRYIETTVEKQTIMSRDYTNRDVFAFFMDKGWLSIQVFLLRQSTIIKREAALFPCYGTPEDELLSFIMQFYQEQNHILPKEILVPKGIDTELLAETLETTVRIPKRGNKKSMLDLATTNSELALNEKFLLIERSKHKTVGAIQELSEALGIAYIETIEAFDHSNIQGTNPVSAMVVYKDGKPERKAYRKYKIKTVEGSHEFATTQEVIRRRYTRLLREQKPLPDLILMDGGKIQVRAAKEVLEDELGLDIPVAGMVKDNKHRTASLLFNDELVELDPRSQAFHLVQRIQDEVHRFAITFHRQVRGKNSFSSQLDQVEGVGPKTRTKVLKHFKTMKKMREAELEEFQKLGIPLKVAENIKESFKTEVPK encoded by the coding sequence ATGACAAGAGAAGAAATTCATAGTAAACTTGCGCTTCTGCCCGACTTGCCAGGTTGTTATATCATGAGAAATTCCGAAAATGAAATCATTTATATCGGTAAAGCGAAAAATTTACGAAGCCGTGTTAAGTCTTATTTCCAACAAAAACACGAGGGTAAAACAGCGCTCCTCGTTGCTGATATCGACCATTTTGAATTCATTGTAACGAAAACCAACAAGGAATCACTCCTGTTGGAAATCAGTCTCATTAAACAATACCAACCAAAATATAATATTAAGTTAAAACAAGGAACGATGTATCCTTATTTAAAAGTGACAAACGAAAAAGATCCGCAACTCATCATTACGTCTATCGTAGAAGATGACGGCGGTGTTTACTTTGGTCCCTATCCCCATGTCTATGCTGCTACGGAAACCCAACAGTTCATCCAGAAAGTTTACCCGTTGCGGAAATGTGCCCGCAATTCCAAACGTGCGTGTCTCTATTATTCGATGGGCCAGTGCATTGGTTGCTGCGACCATGACGTTACTCAAGAAGAATATGCAACTCAAATTCAAAAAATTAGCCGTTTCCTAAATGGCGAAGTGAAAGAAATCAAACAGAATCTCGTTGAAAAGATGCACGATGCTGCAGAGCGGTTGGATTTCGAGCAGGCTGCTGACTACCGTGACCAAATTCGTTACATTGAGACAACGGTTGAAAAGCAAACCATTATGTCGCGTGATTATACCAACCGTGATGTTTTTGCCTTCTTTATGGATAAAGGTTGGTTATCCATTCAAGTGTTCTTATTGAGACAGTCGACAATCATCAAACGTGAAGCTGCTCTTTTTCCTTGCTACGGAACGCCTGAAGACGAATTATTGTCATTTATTATGCAGTTTTACCAAGAACAAAATCATATTCTGCCAAAAGAAATATTGGTGCCGAAAGGGATTGACACAGAGTTGTTGGCGGAGACCTTGGAGACAACCGTTCGTATTCCCAAACGCGGGAACAAAAAAAGTATGCTCGACTTGGCAACGACCAACAGTGAACTGGCCCTCAATGAGAAGTTTTTGCTGATTGAGCGTTCTAAGCACAAAACAGTCGGAGCTATCCAAGAATTGTCCGAAGCGCTTGGAATCGCGTATATTGAGACGATTGAGGCCTTTGACCATTCCAATATCCAGGGTACAAATCCGGTTTCTGCCATGGTCGTTTACAAGGACGGGAAGCCGGAAAGAAAAGCGTATCGGAAATACAAAATAAAAACAGTTGAAGGCAGTCACGAATTTGCGACTACACAAGAAGTCATTCGTCGCCGTTACACACGGCTCTTGCGTGAACAGAAGCCGCTACCCGATTTGATTTTGATGGACGGCGGAAAAATACAAGTGCGTGCTGCCAAAGAAGTTCTGGAAGATGAACTCGGTTTGGATATCCCGGTTGCTGGTATGGTAAAAGATAACAAACACCGCACAGCTTCCCTATTATTTAACGATGAACTAGTGGAATTAGATCCGCGTAGCCAAGCATTCCATCTGGTGCAACGGATTCAAGATGAAGTCCACCGTTTCGCCATTACTTTCCACCGCCAAGTTAGAGGAAAAAACAGTTTCTCTTCCCAATTGGATCAAGTAGAGGGTGTCGGTCCGAAGACGCGGACCAAAGTTTTGAAACACTTCAAAACGATGAAAAAAATGCGCGAAGCCGAGCTCGAAGAATTTCAGAAGCTTGGCATCCCGTTAAAGGTCGCAGAAAACATCAAAGAATCATTTAAAACAGAAGTGCCGAAATAA
- a CDS encoding ATP synthase subunit I — MKVSPLAKRMIITIVGIAALFVVASFIYYRSLAFLPFLLGTLLGTGVSIWKVFVLERAVDRALGMDKKKAGNYVSLQQLFRLFVTGVVLFTGAVVPQVSLWGVAAGIIAFQLALYLEQLIYRRK, encoded by the coding sequence ATGAAAGTATCACCATTAGCTAAGCGAATGATAATAACCATTGTAGGAATCGCGGCACTATTCGTAGTTGCTTCTTTTATTTATTATCGTTCCCTGGCATTTTTACCCTTTTTATTAGGCACGTTGCTTGGGACAGGTGTCAGCATTTGGAAAGTGTTTGTGTTGGAACGCGCAGTCGATCGCGCATTGGGAATGGACAAGAAAAAAGCTGGAAATTATGTAAGTTTACAGCAATTATTCCGTCTTTTCGTCACTGGAGTAGTTCTTTTCACAGGAGCGGTCGTACCACAAGTCAGTTTATGGGGCGTGGCAGCCGGTATCATTGCTTTTCAATTGGCATTGTACCTCGAACAGCTTATCTATAGGAGAAAATAA
- a CDS encoding vitamin B12-dependent ribonucleotide reductase, which produces MRVATEINSTLKHGYEQLNKDIEQFDAVFPITEDMNITYNGVARLVMLDRYSFKDTKKTTLKEGDFVLLTVKEDPKYPARGTGTIVSLDWEKGEALVQVSEEYRATIDTFSEAEDGIVKRAIITLDKPLELYYEQIAMRNAHGLAQVEISPEKRYEAFVKFYEEQKVKNFIPAGRVLYGAGSGTDVTYFNCYVMPMVPDSRGGISDHRKKVMEIMSRGGGVGTNGSTLRPRHALARGVNGRSSGSVSWLDDIAKLTHLVEQGGSRRGAQMIMLTDWHPDIIEFIISKMQNPRILRYIIENFEDEQIRTLAHNKLRFTPFSPKETNMYTGILNYKNIPGNGGFDDSVIRDAELKLRDGGTYTVNDSEFLTGANISVCITDEFMAAVKADAEYELRFPDVENYSEEEMAHYDAEWVNVGDVREWEAAGHAVRVYRSIKARELWKLINVCATYAAEPGIFFIDNANKMTNAQAYGQKVVATNPCGEQPLAPYSVCNLAAVNLAEMVNKDLQMVDFAKLEKTVRMGVHMQDNVIDSTPYFLEENRIQALGERRVGLGIMGLADMLIYCGVRYGSEEGNQLIDQVFQTIAVTAYEESIELAKERGSFPFLVGETGRETQELREKFVNSGFMSRMPEHVREGVLKYGIRNSHLLTVAPTGSTGTMAGVSTGLEPYFSFSYFRSGRLGKFIEVKAEIVQEYLDRNPDADPDNLPDFFTTAMALSPEEHVDVQTTIQRWVDSSISKTVNAPRGYNVEQVEKIYERLYDGGAKGGTVYVDGSRDSQVLTLKAEENLFEDDYEANEKEAKKVNKDKTFLVESIVDLESTDVTIGNEIGDTCPICRIGTVEDLGGCNTCNNCAAQLKCGL; this is translated from the coding sequence ATTCGAGTGGCTACTGAAATAAATTCTACTTTAAAGCATGGTTACGAACAATTGAACAAAGACATCGAACAATTTGATGCAGTATTCCCGATTACCGAGGATATGAATATTACTTATAATGGCGTAGCGCGCTTAGTTATGTTGGACCGCTACTCTTTCAAAGATACAAAGAAAACGACCCTTAAAGAAGGCGACTTCGTTCTCTTAACGGTTAAAGAAGATCCGAAGTACCCAGCACGCGGTACTGGTACGATTGTTTCTTTGGACTGGGAAAAAGGTGAAGCACTTGTTCAAGTTTCTGAAGAATACCGTGCAACAATTGACACATTCAGTGAAGCTGAAGACGGCATTGTAAAACGTGCCATCATTACTTTGGACAAGCCCTTGGAGCTATACTATGAACAAATCGCAATGCGTAATGCGCACGGTTTGGCACAAGTAGAGATTTCTCCTGAAAAACGTTATGAAGCTTTTGTAAAATTCTACGAAGAACAAAAAGTTAAAAACTTTATCCCTGCAGGACGCGTCTTATATGGAGCAGGTTCTGGTACGGATGTCACATACTTTAACTGTTACGTAATGCCAATGGTTCCAGACTCACGTGGTGGCATTTCTGACCACCGTAAAAAAGTAATGGAAATCATGAGCCGTGGTGGTGGTGTTGGTACGAATGGTTCGACACTCCGTCCGCGTCACGCATTAGCACGTGGGGTTAATGGTCGTTCATCCGGTTCTGTTTCTTGGTTGGATGATATCGCGAAATTAACGCACTTGGTTGAACAAGGCGGTTCCCGTCGTGGTGCACAAATGATCATGTTGACAGATTGGCACCCAGATATTATCGAATTTATCATTTCAAAAATGCAAAACCCACGTATTTTACGTTACATCATCGAGAACTTCGAAGATGAGCAAATTCGTACGTTGGCGCATAACAAATTGAGATTTACGCCATTTTCACCAAAAGAAACAAACATGTACACAGGAATCTTGAACTACAAAAATATCCCTGGTAACGGCGGATTTGATGATTCTGTGATTCGTGATGCTGAATTGAAATTGCGTGATGGTGGTACATATACAGTTAATGATTCTGAGTTCCTAACCGGAGCAAACATTTCTGTTTGTATTACCGATGAATTCATGGCAGCTGTTAAAGCTGACGCTGAATACGAACTACGCTTCCCGGATGTTGAAAACTACTCTGAAGAAGAAATGGCACATTACGATGCTGAGTGGGTAAATGTTGGTGATGTTCGTGAATGGGAAGCTGCCGGCCATGCCGTACGTGTTTATCGTTCCATTAAAGCACGCGAATTGTGGAAATTAATCAACGTGTGTGCGACATACGCTGCTGAGCCAGGAATCTTCTTCATCGACAATGCAAACAAAATGACAAATGCGCAAGCATATGGTCAAAAAGTTGTTGCTACAAACCCATGTGGTGAGCAACCTCTTGCTCCTTACTCTGTTTGTAACTTGGCTGCTGTTAACTTGGCAGAAATGGTTAATAAAGACTTACAAATGGTCGACTTTGCGAAATTGGAAAAAACAGTTCGTATGGGCGTACATATGCAAGATAACGTTATTGATTCAACGCCTTACTTCTTGGAAGAAAACCGTATCCAAGCACTTGGCGAACGCCGTGTTGGTTTAGGAATCATGGGATTAGCAGATATGTTAATCTACTGTGGTGTCCGCTACGGTTCTGAAGAAGGAAACCAATTAATCGATCAAGTATTCCAAACAATCGCCGTAACTGCTTACGAAGAGAGTATTGAACTTGCGAAAGAACGCGGAAGCTTCCCGTTCTTAGTTGGTGAAACAGGTCGCGAAACACAAGAATTGCGTGAGAAATTCGTTAACTCTGGTTTCATGAGCCGCATGCCTGAACACGTTCGTGAAGGCGTCTTGAAATACGGTATCCGTAACTCTCACTTGTTGACAGTTGCGCCTACTGGTTCGACTGGTACAATGGCCGGTGTTTCAACTGGTTTAGAACCTTACTTCAGTTTCTCTTACTTCCGTTCTGGACGTTTAGGTAAATTTATCGAAGTAAAAGCTGAAATCGTTCAAGAGTACTTGGACCGCAATCCAGATGCTGACCCAGATAACTTGCCGGACTTCTTTACTACTGCAATGGCATTATCACCAGAAGAACACGTGGATGTTCAAACAACGATCCAACGTTGGGTAGACAGTTCTATTTCTAAGACAGTAAACGCCCCGCGCGGTTACAATGTTGAACAAGTAGAGAAAATCTACGAGCGTCTCTATGATGGTGGTGCTAAAGGTGGTACGGTTTACGTTGACGGAAGCCGTGACTCACAAGTACTAACTTTGAAAGCAGAAGAGAATCTTTTCGAAGATGATTATGAAGCAAACGAAAAAGAAGCCAAAAAAGTAAATAAAGATAAAACGTTCTTAGTTGAGTCGATTGTTGACCTGGAATCAACAGACGTAACGATTGGTAATGAAATTGGCGATACGTGTCCAATCTGCCGTATCGGTACGGTTGAAGATTTAGGTGGCTGTAACACATGTAACAACTGTGCAGCACAACTGAAGTGTGGACTATAA
- the atpB gene encoding F0F1 ATP synthase subunit A, giving the protein MLNIENYAIWNIFGIDIWITETIVNTWIIMLVLTLIALYTRSKLKKFKEIPAGFQNAIEAVIEMFDNFITNTLGKKLSYIAPWYFMVFMFVLFSALMSIFGLRAPTADWATTFALAFASFILMLGMGFKHQKGAYLKSFFDPHFIFFPLNLIGEIAKPVSLSFRLFGNMLSGTIILTLYYGLMPYFTQIGIPALLHAFFDIIFGALQTYIFVILSLMYVKGAAE; this is encoded by the coding sequence GTGTTAAATATTGAAAACTATGCAATTTGGAATATCTTTGGTATCGATATTTGGATTACAGAAACAATCGTCAATACCTGGATCATTATGTTGGTATTAACACTGATTGCTCTCTATACACGCTCTAAATTGAAGAAGTTTAAAGAAATCCCAGCAGGCTTTCAAAATGCAATTGAAGCCGTTATTGAAATGTTCGATAACTTCATCACCAACACATTAGGTAAGAAACTTTCTTATATCGCTCCTTGGTATTTCATGGTATTCATGTTTGTCTTGTTCAGTGCCCTGATGAGTATTTTCGGTCTACGGGCACCGACAGCTGATTGGGCAACGACCTTTGCTTTAGCATTTGCCAGTTTTATCTTGATGCTCGGGATGGGATTCAAACACCAAAAGGGAGCATACCTAAAAAGTTTCTTTGACCCGCACTTTATCTTTTTCCCACTCAACTTGATTGGTGAAATCGCAAAACCGGTGTCATTGAGTTTCCGTCTTTTCGGAAATATGTTGTCAGGGACAATCATATTAACTCTCTACTATGGCTTGATGCCTTATTTTACACAAATAGGGATTCCGGCTTTGCTGCATGCGTTCTTTGATATTATCTTTGGAGCATTGCAGACATATATTTTTGTCATCTTAAGTTTGATGTATGTAAAAGGTGCAGCAGAATAA
- a CDS encoding F0F1 ATP synthase subunit B family protein produces MNKLIILSTQAVPEGRVFGLDAQTLIQIGFQLFNGIVLAAVLTYLLYKPVKEFMEKRSDRIQNSRDEAEETMAKATALIAEYETKITEIEKERTEILEAARVEANDQRKVILEEAVQEADKMKQQSLAKIAGDKERLKEESRLHIIELSSVIAGKYLAENLDDKAQADYFEDMIAQLEESSWIS; encoded by the coding sequence TTGAATAAACTAATAATTCTCTCCACTCAAGCAGTACCGGAAGGTCGTGTATTCGGACTGGATGCTCAGACACTTATACAAATCGGTTTCCAATTATTCAATGGGATTGTTTTGGCTGCTGTACTCACCTATCTACTTTATAAGCCTGTCAAAGAATTTATGGAGAAGCGGAGTGACCGCATTCAAAATAGTCGTGACGAGGCAGAAGAGACAATGGCTAAAGCAACGGCTTTGATAGCTGAATACGAAACGAAAATAACTGAAATTGAAAAAGAACGGACTGAAATCCTGGAAGCGGCGCGAGTAGAAGCAAATGATCAGAGAAAAGTAATTCTGGAAGAAGCTGTTCAAGAGGCAGACAAGATGAAGCAACAATCGCTTGCGAAGATTGCTGGAGATAAAGAACGTCTGAAAGAAGAATCGCGTCTCCATATTATTGAGCTCTCTTCAGTTATTGCCGGGAAATATTTGGCAGAGAACTTGGACGATAAAGCCCAAGCAGACTACTTTGAAGATATGATTGCTCAGTTGGAGGAGTCATCATGGATCAGTTAG
- the atpE gene encoding ATP synthase F0 subunit C → MESLATVIGIVHIAAAIALLNGVLTTFGQAKIAAQAIESIGRQPEAADDIRSTMFVGLAMSETSGIYGLLIAIIMLFANPLIDTLVSLL, encoded by the coding sequence ATGGAATCATTAGCAACAGTAATTGGAATTGTACATATTGCGGCGGCAATCGCTTTACTTAACGGGGTACTTACTACTTTTGGGCAAGCAAAAATTGCAGCACAGGCAATCGAATCAATTGGAAGACAACCAGAAGCGGCAGATGACATTCGTTCAACAATGTTCGTTGGTTTGGCTATGTCTGAGACATCAGGTATTTACGGTCTTCTAATCGCAATCATCATGCTATTCGCGAACCCACTGATTGATACATTAGTCAGCTTACTGTAA
- a CDS encoding DegV family protein, translating to MKLIVDSACDLSLSYLEEHNVIVVPLSVIVDDKEYMDMFEIKNDQIYALIKEGKHPRTSQVPLDKFDTAFRKLAAEGESALYIALSSDLSGTYQAAVLAGSQVREEYPDFNLRIIDSRQASLGIGLMVREAIQMIEDGFDAEVISERITFMADNVTSIFTVEDLNYLAEGGRLSKSSAFLGGLLNIHPLLEVVDGKLEAQEKFRGRKRVLNRMYDRLSEATHMNEQTVLIVHTNDFETVNEMKKHIEAEFGPKEVIDYPIGAVIAAHTGIGTLGLFFMNQYK from the coding sequence ATGAAATTAATCGTTGATAGTGCTTGCGACTTATCGTTATCCTATTTGGAAGAACATAATGTTATTGTGGTACCATTATCTGTTATCGTGGACGATAAAGAATATATGGATATGTTCGAAATCAAAAACGACCAAATTTATGCACTAATTAAAGAAGGAAAACACCCACGTACGAGTCAAGTCCCTTTAGATAAATTTGATACCGCGTTTAGAAAGTTGGCTGCAGAAGGCGAGAGCGCCTTGTACATTGCCCTATCTTCTGACTTATCTGGAACCTATCAAGCGGCGGTATTAGCCGGCTCACAAGTAAGAGAAGAATATCCTGATTTTAATCTGCGGATTATTGATTCTCGTCAAGCTTCTTTAGGAATTGGGTTGATGGTTCGCGAAGCCATTCAAATGATAGAAGACGGCTTTGATGCAGAAGTTATTTCTGAACGTATTACATTTATGGCTGATAATGTAACTTCTATATTTACGGTTGAAGATTTAAACTACTTGGCTGAAGGTGGCCGTTTGTCCAAATCTAGTGCTTTTCTAGGCGGATTATTAAACATCCATCCTTTACTTGAAGTTGTGGATGGTAAACTGGAAGCACAAGAGAAATTCCGCGGTCGTAAACGCGTACTGAATCGTATGTATGATCGATTGAGCGAAGCAACTCATATGAACGAACAAACAGTTTTGATTGTTCATACGAACGATTTCGAGACAGTAAATGAAATGAAGAAACATATTGAAGCAGAATTTGGTCCTAAAGAGGTTATCGATTACCCAATCGGTGCGGTTATTGCCGCGCATACGGGAATTGGCACCCTGGGATTGTTCTTCATGAATCAGTATAAATAA